GACGCGCGAAGGCCGTCGGCGCCGGAGGCGGAGGGTCTGTGGTTGTGGGCGGTCGCGCCGGCTCGTATAATCCATCCCATCCCGGAGGCAAGCATGCATCTCGTTCGTGTGACCCGATTGAGGCAACTGCTGCAGCAGGCCGCGCTAGACGGGCTGGCGGTTGTACCCGGCCCCAATCTGCTCTACCTGACCGGCCTGTCGTTTCACTTGATGGAGCGCCCGGTCGTGGCTCTGTTCATGCGGGACGCCGAGCCGGCGTTGATCTTGCCAGCCTTCGAGCTTTCGAAAGGACAGGCCTCACAGATCCCATTCCGGCTGTTTCCTTACGAAGAAAGCGAGGCCTCGCGCGGGCCCGCTTTCCAGGCGGCAGCCGCCCATGCCGGGCTGGCGGG
The Anaerolineales bacterium DNA segment above includes these coding regions:
- a CDS encoding aminopeptidase P family N-terminal domain-containing protein, which codes for MHLVRVTRLRQLLQQAALDGLAVVPGPNLLYLTGLSFHLMERPVVALFMRDAEPALILPAFELSKGQASQIPFRLFPYEESEASRGPAFQAAAAHAGLAGRKLGVEPLRMRYLELGLLQQAAPQAVLASADSVLTDLRQAKDE